A stretch of DNA from Anthonomus grandis grandis chromosome 22, icAntGran1.3, whole genome shotgun sequence:
ttttcaaagtgctataattccacttgttctggtcgaattccgttataacccggtgttttcgtgttgtaggtgatgggaacaagccgctggtatagttagttcaaattcgaaaaaaatcaatttttggtgaaaaattcgatacgggggggtatacccttaaaatgaaaaatccctaactttggaggtccatatctcggcttctatgggtcctatttggaaaattccaacggttttgacttagtttcgtccttctgaatccaacgagaccatccgcaaggtcgtagctcccatattagctgagatctcgcatttttgtagcccatttttgggctcaaaaacggggtcgaaaactgacttttttccgatttttcaaagtgctataattccacttgttctggtcaaattccgttataacccggtgttttcgtaatgtaggtgatgggaataagccgctgataggggtttctatagctattttcgggtttaaagaaaatcgatttttcgcattttcaaagtgctataactcccttagtttttctcgaaactcattataacccggtgttttcgtgttgtaggtgatgggaacaagccgctggtatagttagttcaaattcgaaaaaaatcaatttttggtgaaaaattcgatacgggggggtatacccttaaaatgaaaaatccctaactttggaggtccatatctcggcttctatgggtcctatttggaaaattccaacggttttgacttagtttcgtccttctgaatccaacgagaccatccgcaaggtcgtagctcccatattagctgagatctcgcatttttgtagcccatttttgggctcaaaaacggggtcgaaaactgacttttttccgatttttcaaagtgctataattccacttgttctggtcaaattccgttataacccggtgttttcgtaatgtaggtgatgggaataagccgctgataggggtttctatagctattttcgggtttaaagaaaatcgatttttcgcattttcaaagtgctataactcccttagtttttctcgaaactcattataacccggtgttttcgtgttgtaggtgatgggatcaagccgctggtatagttagttcaaattcgaaaaaagtaaatttttggtgaaaaattcgataccctaaaaatgaaaaatcccaaactttggaggtccatatctcggcttctatagacACTATCGCGAAAacttcaacagttttgtcttagtttaaccgttttgaattcaacgagaccatccacaaggtcgtagctcccatattagccgagatctcgcatttttagagcccatttttggtctcaaaaacgaAGTCGAAAAATGCCGAATTTTCACTGAAACTATAGTTTCGATCATAGGCGATGGTTgtcaaacaaataataataaacatttaatacatACCTTCGTAGAACtatatattcaattaaattgaAACGTAAGGAACTGAAATTCTCTGTAAGGTTCCGTTTTTATATTCTTTGCtgtaattttattcatttccatagttattattttatttattatgtatatgtCTGTACTATGTTGtactttaattcttttaaattgcgtcgagagtaaaaataaataaatcaaaaatatcttaaattactTTTGGTTCTAGGGTCACTTTCGTactaataaaaatcttttttctttattataattttatttattggcaCATTCAGAATGATAAAATTGCTTAGAAATACATCAAGAGTGTTTGGGAACACAGGAAccatgttataaataaaattacttaaaataaaagtatggcaGACTGGTCATTATCACAAACAAAacgaattttctaaaaataattttgagatcAAGAATAGTTGTTTTAGGGAGGACAACCTCACATGACTAGTACTACTTTAAACACTAGTTTAACATTGACCATAGCAGTTGCTCTGTATGGTGGGGGTAATACTGGTAAAATATGATTGCACAAAAGACGCATGTTTAATACATCAGAATTAAATGTTGTGTAATTTAATTATCAccttaaaaattcattaatatgtttgatatttcatgaaaattggcttCACTAAACATCTACTactacctaaataataataaacggtatttaaaatacttgaagTTGCTCTAAATGGCACGTCAgattgaaataaatgaaaaagtttaatcaaaaagtaaaataacCTCATTCGAATTCTCATCAGTCTCaaatttccaaatattaaaaactaccTTAATCCTAAGTAATTTCCTCTTTTCTCACCagctaaactaaaaaaaaaattaaaactggtaTAATACAAGATGGAAATTATTGTCAAAAATGCAAACTAGAAGAACTAAAAGCATTTTGTGTGAACAATCGCTTTTCCACCTTCCTCATATTCCTGCTTGGAGACCCACATTTGTTGGAAGGAACCCAGTGAGCCCAATATGGAACCTCCAGTCCAAGCACCGAAACGTCTTTCGCTAACTCCTGGTGCGCTGATCACTTTAAGACGCATACTCTGGAAGGAAAAATACTGTGgtgcataatttttaaattaatttactttaaagAACTTACCGGAGGGGTTTTGGCGGCTAAATCGCGGTTCAATCGTTCAGTAAACCCTTGAAGGCAAGAGTTCCCTCCAGTTATAACTACGTTGCCATACATGGactgaaatataataaaatcattatttagaaattttgaTAGAAAACATTAACTTACAGGTCTTATATCCATATCGCACATCCCAGCACTGGTTGTTACCAAAGAGCCTACACCCAAAATTGGTTGTCCATTTGTAGGGTTGAACAAAGGTTCTGgaattttaaatctttcaaTTCCAAAATCTCTGTGGTACCCATTAGAAAATTCGTAATGGGTTGTAGGCATGGTTTTTACTATTTCCTCATCATAGGAACTGTCTGAGACTTGCAGGATGGTTGCTTGAAAGTCTTGCATTACTTCCTAAAATATATagtatattcaaataataatggAACTGAGCCAATAGAAACAATGCTATTAAGAGCACTTCACagttgaagttcaccttactcATTGGTGACTGTCCCTTTTTAATTCTTAAGATCAATAGCAATAACTGGCTGAAAATGCATTAGTCTTAGTGAGTAACATTTTAACACTATTAGATATTTCTTTCGGGACTTTTAATGGTCTGCAACCATCAACATCATGTTGACAGTTTACAAAACTATGAAATCACTTATATTTACCTCAATACAATATATGTATGGGACTTAAATCAATTTCTCACAGAGGAATTCAATTATACAATGCCTTAACATTttccattaaagaaaaaaaaataatatgtttagaAGCAAatgaaaatcattaattttaagtaCCTAATACATTAGTCGATTGTAttacttttatataatataagaatttttctttttcagtgTCAAATGTactaatattaatgtttttgtagATCAGGAAAATACTTAAGCTGCTTACTATATGTAGTTCCAATTTTATAGATATATAATAAAAGTCATACATATATATCTATATGTGTAATACAATAAATGTATTGTTAAATCATAGTTACTatatatatgaataattatttttttatttgcatatagACATGATTCCTAGTAtaagtttattttgtatattcttCTTGGGATTAATAAATGCTTTccacagcaaaaaaaaattaataacagcctaaattaacttattactgaaccataaaataaaacggtgcaaaaattataaaaaaaaatagagataatAAATACCTTAATCATGTAGGCAAACCAAGAATCTGTCAAATTATAAGGCACATCTCGCCTCTGCCAGTTAGGTGGTTCTTCAGGCCTCCCCACCTCCTTTGATGCTACAAAACTGGGAGGTACCAACTCAATACCTCTTTCTTGTAAATATATTCTGCACTGTTCACTGAGATAATCCCCGCCTACAGGAGATTTAGCCACTGCTTGTGTGAGAACATAACTATAACAGAAGActctttttttagtattttaattaaagaaatggGCAGTTTTCAGTTGTCATGATCCAAACCTTTGGCTTACCCATCATGTACTGGAACAGCAGAGGTGTGGGTAGCCCCACTGTCGAGAACCAAACAAGTTGGTCTTCCATTGGCAAATGCAGCTAGGCTAGCGTTTTTTGCCAAATATGCTGCTGGCACTCCATATTTTTCAAACATGAGTTCTGCCATTTCTTCCCGTTTAGGTGAAGTGATCCATGGTGGTTCACTGAGAAGGATGGGATGATCTCTTGGAACTGCTTTTAGGGCACAGAAATAGATGTAATCCAGGAAATTCTCAAACATATCCCAGTTTTCTACCATGCCATCCTTCAGGAATGAACTTAGTTCCATTTCTGGTTTAGAGAAAAAGGAGgttaacatattaaataatgGATCGGTTGATTTTTCTAGTGCTTACCTGGTCTCCACACATGTATAGCACATAGTCCAATGTTATAATGGGTGACAGGTACTGATACCTCATCTTCCGAGTCTAGCCAGACCCCCATTGTAGTTGGGATGTCTACTTTTGGACAGTCTTCTCCTGCATATCCGGCTCGGACAGTATTGTGACCAATGTCAAATACTAGTGCACCTACTTCATCTAAAATCATGCAAGTCAAAGGCGTTATTCATACATACCAGatcaaaaattacattattaaaggAACTTCTAAGAGGTTAGGTACATATaaacaaacaacaaaacatGCTTTAAAATTTACCTCCACCATAAACGGCACCGCTCATGTTTATTGGTTGTAGATAAGGGGACTTAAATCAAAGATTAGTACATATTTgtaatttggcaaaaaaaaactgtaagaaGATGTTTACAAAATTTGCCTTGGCATTTTTCAGTAAGATTAAATTATTCGATAGTTGTCACCGCGTTGTTTACCGAATATATTGGACTCGCAAGCGTTTTCCACCTTTTCGATTgcggttttttaattatttctgtaaaaaatacgaattttaatattactgaaaattattgcaaaatggCTAATGATGTTGTGGTTGTAGTGCCATATTGGAGCTATGCGCGAGGTTAATGAAGTGAAGTTAACGCACCGAACTCCCgggaaacttaaaaattatgcGAGGATTTCAAGaggtaaaaaatgtattttataggagcatgtaaaattaatttagcgAACAAATacggttttatttttctactttaacGTACTATTAAAGTGCTacatagaatttaaaaaaaaattgaggttataAACACGATAAATtct
This window harbors:
- the LOC126748740 gene encoding actin-like protein 6B isoform X2; translated protein: MGVWLDSEDEVSVPVTHYNIGLCAIHVWRPEMELSSFLKDGMVENWDMFENFLDYIYFCALKAVPRDHPILLSEPPWITSPKREEMAELMFEKYGVPAAYLAKNASLAAFANGRPTCLVLDSGATHTSAVPVHDGYVLTQAVAKSPVGGDYLSEQCRIYLQERGIELVPPSFVASKEVGRPEEPPNWQRRDVPYNLTDSWFAYMIKEVMQDFQATILQVSDSSYDEEIVKTMPTTHYEFSNGYHRDFGIERFKIPEPLFNPTNGQPILGVGSLVTTSAGMCDMDIRPSMYGNVVITGGNSCLQGFTERLNRDLAAKTPPSMRLKVISAPGVSERRFGAWTGGSILGSLGSFQQMWVSKQEYEEGGKAIVHTKCF
- the LOC126748740 gene encoding actin-like protein 6B isoform X1 codes for the protein MSGAVYGGDEVGALVFDIGHNTVRAGYAGEDCPKVDIPTTMGVWLDSEDEVSVPVTHYNIGLCAIHVWRPEMELSSFLKDGMVENWDMFENFLDYIYFCALKAVPRDHPILLSEPPWITSPKREEMAELMFEKYGVPAAYLAKNASLAAFANGRPTCLVLDSGATHTSAVPVHDGYVLTQAVAKSPVGGDYLSEQCRIYLQERGIELVPPSFVASKEVGRPEEPPNWQRRDVPYNLTDSWFAYMIKEVMQDFQATILQVSDSSYDEEIVKTMPTTHYEFSNGYHRDFGIERFKIPEPLFNPTNGQPILGVGSLVTTSAGMCDMDIRPSMYGNVVITGGNSCLQGFTERLNRDLAAKTPPSMRLKVISAPGVSERRFGAWTGGSILGSLGSFQQMWVSKQEYEEGGKAIVHTKCF